The following coding sequences lie in one Arachis ipaensis cultivar K30076 chromosome B03, Araip1.1, whole genome shotgun sequence genomic window:
- the LOC107629178 gene encoding LOB domain-containing protein 1, whose protein sequence is MEGSDTNNNTYSNSTSTSSGYPPPPAATVAVVMSPCAACKILRRRCTEKCMLAPYFPPTEPTKFTIAHRVFGASNIIKFLQDLPESQRADAVSSMVYEASARIRDPVYGSAGAICHLQKQVNELRAQLAKAQAEVATMQFQQANLVALIYMEMAQQKSSQQQEFESSPQQSSMEDFSVPSPHYQQSNINYFEDTPSLNSLWEPLWT, encoded by the exons ATGGAGGGAAGTGACACTAACAACAACACCTACTCTAACTCTACTTCTACTTCTTCTGGTTATCCTCCTCCTCCTGCGGCGACGGTGGCGGTTGTTATGAGCCCTTGTGCAGCATGCAAGATCTTGAGGCGAAGATGCACCGAGAAATGCATGCTTGCGCCATATTTCCCTCCCACTGAGCCTACCAAGTTCACCATTGCTCATAGGGTCTTTGGCGCTAGCAACATCATCAAGTTCTTGCAG gaCCTTCCGGAATCTCAAAGAGCTGATGCAGTGAGTAGCATGGTGTATGAGGCAAGTGCAAGAATAAGGGACCCAGTTTATGGTAGTGCAGGTGCAATTTGCCACCTTCAGAAGCAAGTCAATGAACTTAGAGCACAATTGGCAAAAGCACAAGCTGAGGTTGCAACCATGCAATTTCAACAAGCCAACCTTGTTGCCCTAATTTACATGGAAATGGCACAACAAAAAAGCTCCCAACAACAAGAATTTGAATCATCACCTCAGCAATCATCAATGGAGGATTTCAGTGTTCCAAGTCCTCACTATCAACAAAGTAACATCAACTACTTTGAGGATACCCCTAGCCTCAATTCATTGTGGGAGCCGCTCTGGACGTGA